The genomic region AAAAATCTTTTTTCTCTTCCTCTTTAAAACTTTGTTATGGAATTTGACGCAAAAGGCCTTACCGAGCTTCTTCAAAAGCAATTAGAAAATTTAGATTTCACTCCGACATCCGTTGGGGTGGGACACATTTTGTCCGTGGGAGATGGCGTGGCTCAGGTAAGTGGGCTTCAGGACGTAAAAATGGGAGAAATGGTCGAATTTCCAGAGGAGACTTATGGAATGGCGATCAACCTTGCCGAAGACAAAGTGGGTTGTATCCTTTTTAGTGAGGGAAAACACCTGAAGGAAGGAGATCTCGTAAAAGTGACGGGAAAAATCATGCAAGTTCCCGTGGGAGAAGCTCTTGCTGGGCGCGTAGTGAATGCCTTGGGACAACCAGTTGACGGAAAAGGTTCTCTGAACACAACAAAATTTCGTCCAATTGAGAACAAAGCAGAAGGTGTTATTTATCGAAAGTCGGTCAGTGTCCCACTCCAAACTGGAATTAAAGCAATTGATGCCATGATCCCTATTGGTCGCGGGCAGAGAGAACTCATTATCGGAGACAGGCAAACTGGAAAAACAGCAATCGCGATTGATACGATTATTAATCAAAAGGGAAAAGATGTTCGTTGTTTTTATGTGGCTATTGGACAAAAGCAATCCACAATTGCGAATGTTGTCCGAAAGTTCGAGGAAACTGGCGCTCTCGAATATACGACGATCATCGCGACTTCAGCGGCAGATCCGGCTTCCCTCAATTTTATTGCTCCATACGCGGGGTGCGCTATGGCGGAAGAAGTGATGTATTCCGGAAAAGATGCTCTCATTGTGTATGATGATCTTTCAAAACATGCTTGGGCGTATCGTGAAGTTTCCCTGCTTCTTCGCCGTCCTCCCGGACGAGAAGCGTATCCAGGAGATATTTTTTATCTCCATTCTCGTCTTCTCGAACGCGCATCTCGTCTTTCTGAAGACTTGGGAGGCGGTTCTCTGACAGCGCTTCCGATCATCGAAACCCAAGCAGGAGACGTTTCTGCGTATATTCCAACAAACGTTATTTCCATTACAGATGGGCAAATCTATCTGGAAGCAGAACTCTTCAATGCCGGAAGACGTCCAGCAATTAATGCCGGCCTTTCTGTTTCTCGCGTTGGTGGTTCTGCACAAAGTCCGATCATGAAGAAAGTAGCGGGAAATCTTCGTTTGAGTCTTGCGCAGTTTCGTGAGCTCGAAGGATTTGCTCAAATTGGTTCCGATCTTGATCCACAGACAAAATCGCTTCTCCATCGTGGAGAGCGCATTATTGAAGTTCTCAAACAACCGCAATATGCGCCACTTCCAGTAGAGAAACAGATTGAGATGATTTACGCGGTCAATAATGGTTTCCTTGATGAAGTTGCCTCTTCGGATATTTTTCGATTTGAAAAGACTCTTTCTGATTTTATGTCCACAAAATATCGGGACCTCGAAGCAAAGCTCCAGGGAAAGAATAAATTGACTCCCGATCTCGAAGCCGAACTTTCTCAAGCTCTCCGAAATTTTAAAGAGAGCTGGAAATGATCCCGCTTTGCGGGGTCATCCCGGGCTTGACCCGGGATCTCGTATTTTCTTCTCCTTGATCTTAACTTCTTCACACTTTTTTCATGGCGTCGCTTCAGGAAATTAAACTCAGAACTCGTTCGGTAAAATCTACCCAAAAAATCACGAAAGCGATGGAAATGGTGGCGGCTTCAAAAATGCGATTTGCACAGAGGCAAAGTCTCAAGGGAAGACCGTATATTACGAAACTTTCGGAGATGATTGGAGAGGTCGTATTCACGAATGAGCCACCGATTTTTCATCCTTTTCTCCAAAAAAATACCGAAGCAAATCAGGTCGCATACATTCTTCTCACTTCGAATAGAGGGCTCTGTGGTGGATTTAATAGCAATGTGATTCGAACCATGCTCGAGATACTTCATGAAAAGAAACATCTGAAGGAGCTCGTCATTACCGTTGGGACAAAAGGGAGACAGGCAATGGAAAGAGTCGGGAAATCTCTCCTCGCTGAGTTCTCAACTCTGCCAGAAAAACCAACTTTTCTCGATACTCTCGGAATGAGCACGGTGGTTATTGAAGATTTTTTGAGCGGGAAATATCAAGAAGTTTGGCTCGTATACAATCATTTTTACTCAACGCTCAGCCAACGCCCAGTCGTTAAAAAACTTTTGCCATTCGAACCGAGCACGGAAGATTTCCAACCATCAGAAAAACGAGATTATATTTTTGAATCGGACAAGAAAGACCTTTCGAACGAACTTCTTCGAATGTACATCGAAACAAGTATCTATCAGACAGTTCTCGAATCTATTGCCTCTGAGCACAGCGCTCGGATGATGGCAATGAAAAAGGCTTCGGAGAATGCCAAAGAAATTGTTTCAAATCTGACTCTTCACTATAACAAAGCTCGGCAATCAAAAATTACCACTGAGATTCTCGAAGTCGTCGCCGGAAGCCAGAATTAATGTTGAATTTTGCCCCGCATTGCGGGGTTGAATTACTTTCTGAAAACTGACACCTCCTAATAATTCCTACTTCCTACTTCCTGCTTCCTGCTTCCTACTTCCTACTTCTTACTTTTTACTTCTCTCTATGGCTAAAGGAAAAATCACCCAAATTATCGGTCCAGTCGTGGATTTCGAATTTGCTCGCGCGGAACTTCCAAAAATTTTGGAGACTGTGGAAATTGTTCTGAACAATAAGAAATTTGTGATCGAAATCCAGCAGCAGCTCGGAGAAAATCAGGTGAGAGGGGTAGCGCTTGATTCTACTGACGGTCTTACGCGCGGACAAGAAGCAGTGTCCACTGGAAAAAGTATTACGACTCCTGTAGGAGAAAAAGCTCTCGGAAGAATCTTGAACGTCCTCGGCAATCCCATTGATGGTCTTGGAGAAATAGAAGGACCTCGCCTCGAAATTCATCGTACTCTTCCAAAATTTACCGACCAATCAGGAACAACGGAAATTTTTGAAACTGGTCTCAAGGTGGTTGATCTTATTTGTCCTTTTGCAAAAGGAGGAAAAGTTGGGCTCTTTGGAGGAGCGGGAGTGGGAAAAACCGTTCTCATTCAGGAGCTTATTCGAAACATTGCAACTGAGCATGGAGGATATTCTGTCTTCGCCGGAGTGGGAGAACGAACTCGAGAGGGAAATGATCTCTGGACAGAAATGAAGGAATCTGGAGTGCTTGCGAAAACTTCGCTCGTGTTTGGTCAGATGAACGAGCCACCTGGAGCACGTCTTCGAGTAGCTCTCACGGGTCTTACTATTGCGGAATATTTTCGAGATGTGGAAAAAAGAGATGTACTTCTCTTTATTGATAATATTTTCCGATTCTCTCAGGCAGGATCTGAAGTTTCTGCACTTCTCGGACGTATGCCTTCTGCCGTTGGATATCAGCCGAATCTCGCGACAGAAATGGGAACACTTCAAGAACGAATTACTTCCACAAAAGATGGATCCATTA from Candidatus Peregrinibacteria bacterium harbors:
- a CDS encoding F0F1 ATP synthase subunit alpha; translation: MEFDAKGLTELLQKQLENLDFTPTSVGVGHILSVGDGVAQVSGLQDVKMGEMVEFPEETYGMAINLAEDKVGCILFSEGKHLKEGDLVKVTGKIMQVPVGEALAGRVVNALGQPVDGKGSLNTTKFRPIENKAEGVIYRKSVSVPLQTGIKAIDAMIPIGRGQRELIIGDRQTGKTAIAIDTIINQKGKDVRCFYVAIGQKQSTIANVVRKFEETGALEYTTIIATSAADPASLNFIAPYAGCAMAEEVMYSGKDALIVYDDLSKHAWAYREVSLLLRRPPGREAYPGDIFYLHSRLLERASRLSEDLGGGSLTALPIIETQAGDVSAYIPTNVISITDGQIYLEAELFNAGRRPAINAGLSVSRVGGSAQSPIMKKVAGNLRLSLAQFRELEGFAQIGSDLDPQTKSLLHRGERIIEVLKQPQYAPLPVEKQIEMIYAVNNGFLDEVASSDIFRFEKTLSDFMSTKYRDLEAKLQGKNKLTPDLEAELSQALRNFKESWK
- the atpG gene encoding ATP synthase F1 subunit gamma, which encodes MASLQEIKLRTRSVKSTQKITKAMEMVAASKMRFAQRQSLKGRPYITKLSEMIGEVVFTNEPPIFHPFLQKNTEANQVAYILLTSNRGLCGGFNSNVIRTMLEILHEKKHLKELVITVGTKGRQAMERVGKSLLAEFSTLPEKPTFLDTLGMSTVVIEDFLSGKYQEVWLVYNHFYSTLSQRPVVKKLLPFEPSTEDFQPSEKRDYIFESDKKDLSNELLRMYIETSIYQTVLESIASEHSARMMAMKKASENAKEIVSNLTLHYNKARQSKITTEILEVVAGSQN
- the atpD gene encoding F0F1 ATP synthase subunit beta, with protein sequence MAKGKITQIIGPVVDFEFARAELPKILETVEIVLNNKKFVIEIQQQLGENQVRGVALDSTDGLTRGQEAVSTGKSITTPVGEKALGRILNVLGNPIDGLGEIEGPRLEIHRTLPKFTDQSGTTEIFETGLKVVDLICPFAKGGKVGLFGGAGVGKTVLIQELIRNIATEHGGYSVFAGVGERTREGNDLWTEMKESGVLAKTSLVFGQMNEPPGARLRVALTGLTIAEYFRDVEKRDVLLFIDNIFRFSQAGSEVSALLGRMPSAVGYQPNLATEMGTLQERITSTKDGSITSVQAVYVPADDLTDPAPATTFAHLDSTVVLSRALSEQGIYPAVDPLDSTSRQLDPLVVGQEHYDTAREVQRILQKYKNLQDIIAILGIDELSEDDKLLVVRARKIQRFLSQPFFVAEAFTNIPGQYVKRQDTVQGFKEILEGKHDDLSEQDFYLVGTIDEAREKHERTKAAS